From one Hirundo rustica isolate bHirRus1 chromosome 8, bHirRus1.pri.v3, whole genome shotgun sequence genomic stretch:
- the CWF19L1 gene encoding CWF19-like protein 1 isoform X1, producing the protein MAAAPLRVLACGDVEGRLEAIFGRVRAIQAKSGRFDMLLCVGNFFGSTSEAEWAEYRTGAKKAPIPTFVLGANNQDTLNYFPDVSGCELAENITYLGRRGVYSGCSGLQIAYLSGTEAQEQPAPAHSFSTKDVAELKMSLLSSPNFRGVDILLTSPWPRDVGTFANSAGEIDTKKCGSKLVSDLAASLKPRYHFAALEKAYYERLPYRNHMVLQETPQHVTRFIALADVGNTSKKKYLYAFSIVPMSSMDPAELVKQPQDVTENPYRKLRKEAPKSKAPLSAEEEPACQFFFDLNKHQGKKRPSEGKERGDSQPKQAKKPPQPTGPCWFCLASPEVEKHLVVSIGTHCYLALAKGGLSPDHVLILPIGHYQSVVDLSSEVLEEVTKYKAALKEFFRSKGKRYVLFERNYRSQHLQLQVIPVPLDLCTSEDIKEAFIAQAQEQQIELLEIPEHSDIAQVAQPGTPYFYVELDTGEKLFHRIRGRFPLQFGREVLASEALLAQPQRADWRQCAAQRPEEAAQARAFRHEFEPFDFSLRD; encoded by the exons ATGGCGGCGGCACCGCTGCGCGT ACTGGCGTGTGGCGACGTGGAGGGGCGGCTGGAGGCGATCTTCGGGCGAGTCCGCGCCATCCAGGCCAAGAGCGGCCGCTTCGAC ATGCTTCTGTGTGTCGGGAATTTCTTTGGCTCTACTTCAGAGGCAGAATGGGCCGAGTACCGCACAGGGGCCAAGAAAG CTCCAATCCCAACCTTCGTGCTTGGTGCTAACAACCAGGACACCCTGAACTATTTCCCGGACGTCAGTGGCTGTGAGTTAGCTGAGAACATCACTTATCTGG GCCGCAGGGGTGTGTACAGCGGCTGCTCGGGGCTGCAGATCGCGTACCTGAGTGGCACCGAGGCGCAGGAGCAGCCGGCGCCCGCCCACAGCTTCAGCACCAAGGATGTGGCTGAGCTGAAAATGTCTCTCCTGTCAAGCCCAAACTTCAGAGGTGTGGATATATTGCTGACATCCCCCTGGCCCAGAGATGTGGGGACTTTCGCCAACAGCGCG gGAGAAATAGATACCAAGAAGTGTGGCTCCAAGTTAGTATCAGATCTAGCTGCAAGTCTCAAACCAAggtaccattttgctgccctGGAGAAGGCCTATTATGAAAGACTTCCTTACAG GAATCACATGGTGCTACAGGAGACCCCACAGCACGTGACCAGGTTTATTGCACTTGCTGATGTTGGTAATACAAGCAAGAAAAAG TACCTCTACGCCTTCAGCATCGTGCCCATGAGCTCAATGGACCCCGCAGAGCTGGTGAAACAGCCTCAGGACGTCACCGAAAATCCCTACCGGAAATTGAGGAAGGAGGCTCCCAAGAGCAAAGCCCCACTCTCTGCAGAG GAAGAACCAGCTTGTCAGTTTTTCTTTGACTTGAACAAGCATCAGGGAAAGAAACGTCCctcagaggggaaggagagaggggacTCCCAACCTAAGCAAGCCAAGAAACCCC CTCAGCCCACAGGGCCCTGCTGGTTCTGCCTGGCCAGCCCAGAGGTGGAGAAGCACTTGGTTGTCAGTATTGGCACACAT TGCTACCTTGCCCTGGCCAAAGGGGGTTTGTCACCTGACCACGTCCTGATTTTGCCAATTGGGCACTATCAGTCAGTGGTGGACTTGTCTTCAGAGGTACTGGAAGAAGTGACCAAGTACAAGGCTGCCCTAAAGGAATTTTTCAGAAGCAAGGGAAAGAGATATGTCCTATTTGAAAGAAACTATAGAAGTCAgcatctgcagctgcag gtgatTCCTGTCCCTCTGGACCTCTGTACTTCTGAAGATATCAAGGAGGCCTTTATTGCACAAGCACAGGAACAGCAGATTGAACTGTTAGAAATCCCAGAGCACTCAGATATTGCACAA GTGGCTCAGCCGGGGACGCCGTACTTCTACGTGGAGCTGGACACGGGGGAGAAGCTGTTCCACCGCATCCGCGGCCGCTTCCCGCTGCAGTTCGGCAG GGAGGTGCTGGCCAGCGAGGCGCTGCTGGCGCAGCCGCAGCGCGCGGACTGGCGGCAGTGCGCCGCCCAGCGGCCCGAGGAGGCGGCGCAGGCCCGCGCCTTCCGCCACGAGTTCGAGCCCTTCGACTTCTCCCTCCGGGACTGA
- the CWF19L1 gene encoding CWF19-like protein 1 isoform X2 has protein sequence MLLCVGNFFGSTSEAEWAEYRTGAKKAPIPTFVLGANNQDTLNYFPDVSGCELAENITYLGRRGVYSGCSGLQIAYLSGTEAQEQPAPAHSFSTKDVAELKMSLLSSPNFRGVDILLTSPWPRDVGTFANSAGEIDTKKCGSKLVSDLAASLKPRYHFAALEKAYYERLPYRNHMVLQETPQHVTRFIALADVGNTSKKKYLYAFSIVPMSSMDPAELVKQPQDVTENPYRKLRKEAPKSKAPLSAEEEPACQFFFDLNKHQGKKRPSEGKERGDSQPKQAKKPPQPTGPCWFCLASPEVEKHLVVSIGTHCYLALAKGGLSPDHVLILPIGHYQSVVDLSSEVLEEVTKYKAALKEFFRSKGKRYVLFERNYRSQHLQLQVIPVPLDLCTSEDIKEAFIAQAQEQQIELLEIPEHSDIAQVAQPGTPYFYVELDTGEKLFHRIRGRFPLQFGREVLASEALLAQPQRADWRQCAAQRPEEAAQARAFRHEFEPFDFSLRD, from the exons ATGCTTCTGTGTGTCGGGAATTTCTTTGGCTCTACTTCAGAGGCAGAATGGGCCGAGTACCGCACAGGGGCCAAGAAAG CTCCAATCCCAACCTTCGTGCTTGGTGCTAACAACCAGGACACCCTGAACTATTTCCCGGACGTCAGTGGCTGTGAGTTAGCTGAGAACATCACTTATCTGG GCCGCAGGGGTGTGTACAGCGGCTGCTCGGGGCTGCAGATCGCGTACCTGAGTGGCACCGAGGCGCAGGAGCAGCCGGCGCCCGCCCACAGCTTCAGCACCAAGGATGTGGCTGAGCTGAAAATGTCTCTCCTGTCAAGCCCAAACTTCAGAGGTGTGGATATATTGCTGACATCCCCCTGGCCCAGAGATGTGGGGACTTTCGCCAACAGCGCG gGAGAAATAGATACCAAGAAGTGTGGCTCCAAGTTAGTATCAGATCTAGCTGCAAGTCTCAAACCAAggtaccattttgctgccctGGAGAAGGCCTATTATGAAAGACTTCCTTACAG GAATCACATGGTGCTACAGGAGACCCCACAGCACGTGACCAGGTTTATTGCACTTGCTGATGTTGGTAATACAAGCAAGAAAAAG TACCTCTACGCCTTCAGCATCGTGCCCATGAGCTCAATGGACCCCGCAGAGCTGGTGAAACAGCCTCAGGACGTCACCGAAAATCCCTACCGGAAATTGAGGAAGGAGGCTCCCAAGAGCAAAGCCCCACTCTCTGCAGAG GAAGAACCAGCTTGTCAGTTTTTCTTTGACTTGAACAAGCATCAGGGAAAGAAACGTCCctcagaggggaaggagagaggggacTCCCAACCTAAGCAAGCCAAGAAACCCC CTCAGCCCACAGGGCCCTGCTGGTTCTGCCTGGCCAGCCCAGAGGTGGAGAAGCACTTGGTTGTCAGTATTGGCACACAT TGCTACCTTGCCCTGGCCAAAGGGGGTTTGTCACCTGACCACGTCCTGATTTTGCCAATTGGGCACTATCAGTCAGTGGTGGACTTGTCTTCAGAGGTACTGGAAGAAGTGACCAAGTACAAGGCTGCCCTAAAGGAATTTTTCAGAAGCAAGGGAAAGAGATATGTCCTATTTGAAAGAAACTATAGAAGTCAgcatctgcagctgcag gtgatTCCTGTCCCTCTGGACCTCTGTACTTCTGAAGATATCAAGGAGGCCTTTATTGCACAAGCACAGGAACAGCAGATTGAACTGTTAGAAATCCCAGAGCACTCAGATATTGCACAA GTGGCTCAGCCGGGGACGCCGTACTTCTACGTGGAGCTGGACACGGGGGAGAAGCTGTTCCACCGCATCCGCGGCCGCTTCCCGCTGCAGTTCGGCAG GGAGGTGCTGGCCAGCGAGGCGCTGCTGGCGCAGCCGCAGCGCGCGGACTGGCGGCAGTGCGCCGCCCAGCGGCCCGAGGAGGCGGCGCAGGCCCGCGCCTTCCGCCACGAGTTCGAGCCCTTCGACTTCTCCCTCCGGGACTGA